The bacterium genomic interval AGGTTCATTAAGTTTACTCATTACAACTTTCCCCTCGGGGTCCTTTTTATAACCGGATATATTCCCATTTTCATCTTTAATTGGAATTGGTTCCCCCTCGGGGGTTCCTATTCCAACAGTATAGATTCTAAACCCTGATTTAACTGCTTCCTGAACGGCAGAATGCCAGTCAGAATCAATATCTTCTCCATCTGTAATAAGAATAGCTATTTTATACTTAGAATTAGATGCATTGTCGTTGGTAAAAGATTCTTTTACTTTTATAATAGCATCTCCGATTTTAGTACCGTGAGTAGGAATAGCATCAGGGTTAAGCATATCGAGAAAAAGTTTTGCAACCGAATAATCAAGAGTTAACGGGCAATAAATAAATGCCCGCCCCGCAAACCCACATATTCCAACTCTATCTCCCTTTAATTTATCTATGAAATTAGAAACTTCTAATTTCGCGTATTCTAATCTTGACGGTGGAATGTCCTCAGCTAACATAGATTTAGACAAGTCCAGAATAAACATAATATCAAGTCCTTTTCTTTTAATTTCCTGTAACTTTGTTCCCCATTGCGGTCTGCACAAGGCAAAAACTAATAAAATACAACTTAAAATTATAAAGAACACTTTTAGAGATTGCATTTTATAATTTACAGACGAACACATTTTTTCTACTAATTCAATATCTCCTAATTTGGATTTGATTTGTTTTCGTCTTTTTATATAAAACAGATACAAAAAGAATATAATCAGTGGTATAAACAACAAAACAAATAATCCAGGTTCGGCAAATTTCATCTCATTCTTCTTGCTCTCATTGCAAAAAACTTGATAAGGGGTTTCATATAATCTTCATTTGTTCTTATATCAATACAATCAATACCTGAATTTTTAAAGAAAGACTTTACTTCTTCATGCCTTTCTTTTCTTTTAAGAACAAAGTTTTTTCTGAATTGGGAGTCAGATGTATCCACAACAATATTCTGCATAGACTCCGGATCTTCGAATTCAACTACTCCTGCAGAAGGAAGTTCAATTTCTAAAGGGTCCAACATTCTTATTGGGATTACATCCTGTTTTTTACTTACTATTTTAAGCGCTTGTTCATATCCCGGTGTCAAAAAATCAGAGATAATAAAGAGAATAAATCTTTTTGCCATA includes:
- a CDS encoding VWA domain-containing protein; protein product: MKFAEPGLFVLLFIPLIIFFLYLFYIKRRKQIKSKLGDIELVEKMCSSVNYKMQSLKVFFIILSCILLVFALCRPQWGTKLQEIKRKGLDIMFILDLSKSMLAEDIPPSRLEYAKLEVSNFIDKLKGDRVGICGFAGRAFIYCPLTLDYSVAKLFLDMLNPDAIPTHGTKIGDAIIKVKESFTNDNASNSKYKIAILITDGEDIDSDWHSAVQEAVKSGFRIYTVGIGTPEGEPIPIKDENGNISGYKKDPEGKVVMSKLNEPILENIAILTGAGYSRGGLDKVYQALSHLERRELTDKFETQYQDKFQWFLLPAIVLLIAGFIIPDRKKNA